One window of Quercus robur chromosome 5, dhQueRobu3.1, whole genome shotgun sequence genomic DNA carries:
- the LOC126727496 gene encoding probable xyloglucan glycosyltransferase 5, giving the protein MENHNYSVLDMNGSEAAFQRVDKDRGKNAKQFTWVLLLKAHRAVGSIAWLGNGLWTLLGVIKNRLIFGQGVTMENEKSNKGRFLFRIILAFLVMALTFLAVEVVAHLKGWHYFQNHNLHIPQTSEIQGWFNMIYVGWLKIRADYIAPPIQFLSSYCVALFIIQSADRMLQCLGCFWIKFKKIKPRIEGDPFKSDDLEGSGCNYPMVLVQIPMCNEREVYEQSISAVCQLDWPKDRILIQVLDDSDDENIQGLIKGEVSKWSQKGVNIIYRHRLVRTGYKAGNLKSAMNCDYVKDYEFVAIFDADFQPNPDFLKQTVPHFKNTPELGLVQARWAFVNRDENLLTRLQNVNMCFHFEVEQQVNGVYLNFFGFNGTAGVWRIKALEESGGWLERTTVEDMDIAVRAHLNGWKFIFLDDVKVLCELPESYEAYRKQQHRWHSGPMQLFRLCLPAIITSKIAFWKKANLILLFFLLRKLILPFYSFTLFCIILPLTMFVPEAELPAWVICYVPVIMSFMSILPAPRYFPFIVPYLLFENTMSVIKFNAMISGLFQLGSSYEWVVTKKAGRSSEPDLLAAEERESKAMNHSQLHRGVSDSGLSELNKLKEHQEAAPKPPVKKMNKIFKKELALAFLLLTAAVRSLLSAQGVHFYFLLFQGISFLLVGLDLIGEQMS; this is encoded by the exons ATGGAGAACCACAATTACTCTGTACTAGATATGAATGGTTCTGAGGCTGCATTCCAACGGGTTGATAAGGATAGGGGAAAGAATGCAAAACAATTTACATGGGTTTTGCTTCTAAAGGCACATCGAGCTGTCGGTTCCATTGCGTGGCTCGGAAATGGTCTTTGGACATTGCTTGGTGTCATTAAGAATAGATTGATATTTGGCCAGGGAGTTACAATGGAGAATGAGAAATCGAATAAAGGAAGATTCTTGTTTAGGATCATTCTAGCATTCTTAGTGATGGCCTTGACATTTCTAGCAGTTGAAGTGGTTGCCCACTTGAAAGGTTGGCATTATTTCCAGAACCATAATTTGCATATCCCGCAAACTTCGGAGATACAAGGATGGTTTAACATGATCTACGTTGGGTGGTTGAAGATTCGTGCTGATTATATTGCGCCTCCAATTCAATTTCTCTCTAGCTATTGTGTTGCTCTCTTCATAATCCAGTCTGCAGACCGTATGTTGCAGTGTTTAGGCTGCTTCTGGATCAAGTTCAAGAAGATTAAGCCAAGGATTGAAGGGGATCCATTCAAGTCAGACGATTTGGAAGGTTCGGGATGCAATTATCCCATGGTTCTTGTTCAAATTCCTATGTGTAATGAGAGAGAG GTATATGAACAATCTATTTCAGCAGTCTGCCAACTTGATTGGCCTAAAGACAGAATTCTGATCCAAGTTCTGGATGACTCTGATGATGAGAACATACAAGGGCTAATTAAAGGAGAGGTCTCCAAGTGGAGCCAAAAGGGTGTCAACATTATCTACAGGCATCGATTGGTTAGAACGGGTTACAAAGCAGGGAATCTCAAGTCTGCAATGAATTGTGATTATGTGAAGGATTATGAATTTGTTGCAATCTTTGATGCTGATTTTCAACCAAATCCGGATTTCCTTAAGCAGACAGTTCCACATTTTAAG AATACTCCTGAGCTGGGTTTGGTTCAGGCTAGGTGGGCCTTTGTGAACAGGGATGAAAACTTGTTGACACGCCTCCAAAACGTTAATATGTGCTTCCACTTTGAGGTGGAGCAGCAGGTTAACGGGGTCTACCTTAATTTCTTTGGCTTCAATGGTACTGCTGGAGTTTGGAGAATCAAAGCACTAGAGGAATCTGGAGGCTGGCTTGAGCGGACAACCGTGGAGGATATGGATATAGCAGTCCGTGCCCATCTCAATGGTTGGAAATTCATCTTCCTTGATGATGTGAAG GTCCTTTGTGAACTTCCGGAGTCTTATGAAGCTTACAGAAAACAGCAACACCGTTGGCACTCTGGTCCGATGCAACTGTTCCGTTTGTGCCTTCCTGCGATCATAACTTCCAAG ATTGCATTCTGGAAGAAAGCAAACTTAATACTACTATTCTTTCTTCTTAGGAAACTAATCCTCCCATTCTATTCTTTCACATTGTTTTGCATAATTCTTCCTTTGACCATGTTTGTCCCAGAAGCTGAGCTACCTGCATGGGTTATTTGTTATGTGCCCGTAATCATGTCATTCATGAGCATTCTCCCTGCCCCAAGATACTTTCCCTTCATTGTCCCTTATCTTCTGTTTGAGAATACAATGtcagttataaaattcaatgcTATGATATCTGGGCTATTCCAACTGGGGAGCTCTTATGAATGGGTTGTCACCAAGAAGGCAGGCCGGTCATCAGAACCTGACCTTTTAGCTGCTGAAGAGAGGGAATCAAAGGCTATGAATCATTCACAACTTCATAGAGGAGTTTCTGATAGTGGACTCTCTGAGCTCAACAAGTTAAAAGAGCATCAAGAAGCTGCTCCAAAGCCTCCCGTGAAGAAAATGAATAAGATATTTAAGAAGGAGCTTGCACTGGCTTTCTTACTGCTAACCGCTGCAGTTAGGAGCCTTCTATCAGCACAAGGAGTGCATTTCTACTTCCTATTATTTCAAGGTATCTCATTCCTCCTCGTGGGTCTTGATCTAATTGGTGAACAAATGAGCTAG
- the LOC126727497 gene encoding uncharacterized protein LOC126727497 isoform X2, which translates to MKATTSNCKCNHHLRLSSSLYSPSPISRQLIFPPSQRRPRLCFTDSTGGAIRAVGGEVSAWDEKPYEIVDNGKKAYLDEQDVVSFLDPPKELIPLDPSSYNPAAYLWKKIEDISEERRYHLLNLLNPRLISRAWQIAGTRYEDPKLAKKTASTLSSEDGVMLEYYNCRTSGGPMPIAWINFFKKAIFSCKDGKTYGRFIGGSLLSAFANSFYPLYFEVRQVKEVMSTEQPCDLAYDFGDGLLDLEEYPQGFPRPVKHPYPFSDQVVLYIRHLGPGVSVGQAWQEGKALEQVPQKLCGEILMVKDYAVLSENH; encoded by the exons ATGAAGGCAACTACCTCCAACTGCAAGTGCAACCATCACCTGCGGCTTTCCTCCAGCTTGTACTCTCCTTCACCCATCTCTCGCCAACTCATCTTCCCCCCAAGTCAACGGCGGCCACGTCTGTGTTTCACTGATTCGACAG GTGGCGCAATCCGGGCCGTCGGTGGAGAGGTGTCAGCTTGGGATGAGAAACCTTATGAAATAGTTGACAATGGTAAAAAAGCTTACTTGGATGAACAAGATGTGGTCTCATTTCTTGACCCTCCTAAGGAGTTGATTCCTCTGGACCCTTCTTCTTATAATCCAGCTGCATATCTTTG GAAAAAGATTGAAGATATTTCTGAGGAAAGGCGTTACCATTTGCTGAACTTGCTGAACCCTAG GCTTATATCAAGAGCTTGGCAGATAGCTGGTACACGATACGAGGATCCTAAGCTAGCAAAGAAAACTGCATCCACGTTGTCTAGTGAAGATGGTGTAATGCTTGAATATTACAACTGCCGGACAAGTGGAG GGCCAATGCCTATTGCTTGGATTAATTTCTTCAAGAAG GCTATATTTTCTTGCAAGGATGGGAAGACCTATGGACgatttattg GTGGATCATTACTGTCTGCATTTGCAAATTCTTTTTATCCATTGTATTTTGAAGTGAGACAAGTTAAGGAAGTTATGTCAACTGAACAGCCTTGTGATTTAGCATATGATTTTGGGGATGGCCTTTTGGATCTTGAAGAATATCCACAAGGCTTTCCAAGACCAG TAAAACATCCATATCCCTTCAGCGATCAGGTTGTTCTATATATTCGTCATCTTGGACCGGGAGTGTCAGTAGGGCAAGCATGGCAAGAAGGAAAAGCATTAGAGCAAGTGCCTCAAAAGTTATGTGGTGAGATTCTAATGGTGAAAGATTATGCTGTATTATCTGAAAATCACTAA
- the LOC126727497 gene encoding uncharacterized protein LOC126727497 isoform X3, producing MKATTSNCKCNHHLRLSSSLYSPSPISRQLIFPPSQRRPRLCFTDSTGIKLYTHKPGGAIRAVGGEVSAWDEKPYEIVDNGKKAYLDEQDVVSFLDPPKELIPLDPSSYNPAAYLWLISRAWQIAGTRYEDPKLAKKTASTLSSEDGVMLEYYNCRTSGGPMPIAWINFFKKAIFSCKDGKTYGRFIGGSLLSAFANSFYPLYFEVRQVKEVMSTEQPCDLAYDFGDGLLDLEEYPQGFPRPVKHPYPFSDQVVLYIRHLGPGVSVGQAWQEGKALEQVPQKLCGEILMVKDYAVLSENH from the exons ATGAAGGCAACTACCTCCAACTGCAAGTGCAACCATCACCTGCGGCTTTCCTCCAGCTTGTACTCTCCTTCACCCATCTCTCGCCAACTCATCTTCCCCCCAAGTCAACGGCGGCCACGTCTGTGTTTCACTGATTCGACAG GTATAAAATTGTACACTCATAAGCCAGGTGGCGCAATCCGGGCCGTCGGTGGAGAGGTGTCAGCTTGGGATGAGAAACCTTATGAAATAGTTGACAATGGTAAAAAAGCTTACTTGGATGAACAAGATGTGGTCTCATTTCTTGACCCTCCTAAGGAGTTGATTCCTCTGGACCCTTCTTCTTATAATCCAGCTGCATATCTTTG GCTTATATCAAGAGCTTGGCAGATAGCTGGTACACGATACGAGGATCCTAAGCTAGCAAAGAAAACTGCATCCACGTTGTCTAGTGAAGATGGTGTAATGCTTGAATATTACAACTGCCGGACAAGTGGAG GGCCAATGCCTATTGCTTGGATTAATTTCTTCAAGAAG GCTATATTTTCTTGCAAGGATGGGAAGACCTATGGACgatttattg GTGGATCATTACTGTCTGCATTTGCAAATTCTTTTTATCCATTGTATTTTGAAGTGAGACAAGTTAAGGAAGTTATGTCAACTGAACAGCCTTGTGATTTAGCATATGATTTTGGGGATGGCCTTTTGGATCTTGAAGAATATCCACAAGGCTTTCCAAGACCAG TAAAACATCCATATCCCTTCAGCGATCAGGTTGTTCTATATATTCGTCATCTTGGACCGGGAGTGTCAGTAGGGCAAGCATGGCAAGAAGGAAAAGCATTAGAGCAAGTGCCTCAAAAGTTATGTGGTGAGATTCTAATGGTGAAAGATTATGCTGTATTATCTGAAAATCACTAA
- the LOC126727497 gene encoding uncharacterized protein LOC126727497 isoform X1, with protein MKATTSNCKCNHHLRLSSSLYSPSPISRQLIFPPSQRRPRLCFTDSTGIKLYTHKPGGAIRAVGGEVSAWDEKPYEIVDNGKKAYLDEQDVVSFLDPPKELIPLDPSSYNPAAYLWKKIEDISEERRYHLLNLLNPRLISRAWQIAGTRYEDPKLAKKTASTLSSEDGVMLEYYNCRTSGGPMPIAWINFFKKAIFSCKDGKTYGRFIGGSLLSAFANSFYPLYFEVRQVKEVMSTEQPCDLAYDFGDGLLDLEEYPQGFPRPVKHPYPFSDQVVLYIRHLGPGVSVGQAWQEGKALEQVPQKLCGEILMVKDYAVLSENH; from the exons ATGAAGGCAACTACCTCCAACTGCAAGTGCAACCATCACCTGCGGCTTTCCTCCAGCTTGTACTCTCCTTCACCCATCTCTCGCCAACTCATCTTCCCCCCAAGTCAACGGCGGCCACGTCTGTGTTTCACTGATTCGACAG GTATAAAATTGTACACTCATAAGCCAGGTGGCGCAATCCGGGCCGTCGGTGGAGAGGTGTCAGCTTGGGATGAGAAACCTTATGAAATAGTTGACAATGGTAAAAAAGCTTACTTGGATGAACAAGATGTGGTCTCATTTCTTGACCCTCCTAAGGAGTTGATTCCTCTGGACCCTTCTTCTTATAATCCAGCTGCATATCTTTG GAAAAAGATTGAAGATATTTCTGAGGAAAGGCGTTACCATTTGCTGAACTTGCTGAACCCTAG GCTTATATCAAGAGCTTGGCAGATAGCTGGTACACGATACGAGGATCCTAAGCTAGCAAAGAAAACTGCATCCACGTTGTCTAGTGAAGATGGTGTAATGCTTGAATATTACAACTGCCGGACAAGTGGAG GGCCAATGCCTATTGCTTGGATTAATTTCTTCAAGAAG GCTATATTTTCTTGCAAGGATGGGAAGACCTATGGACgatttattg GTGGATCATTACTGTCTGCATTTGCAAATTCTTTTTATCCATTGTATTTTGAAGTGAGACAAGTTAAGGAAGTTATGTCAACTGAACAGCCTTGTGATTTAGCATATGATTTTGGGGATGGCCTTTTGGATCTTGAAGAATATCCACAAGGCTTTCCAAGACCAG TAAAACATCCATATCCCTTCAGCGATCAGGTTGTTCTATATATTCGTCATCTTGGACCGGGAGTGTCAGTAGGGCAAGCATGGCAAGAAGGAAAAGCATTAGAGCAAGTGCCTCAAAAGTTATGTGGTGAGATTCTAATGGTGAAAGATTATGCTGTATTATCTGAAAATCACTAA
- the LOC126727499 gene encoding (R)-mandelonitrile lyase-like, which translates to MARPICFWLRYFAFLMFIGPIISYALPRSPRPPQSHQDPSYLKFVSNATEFPSEHYYDYIIVGGGTAGCPLAATLSHSYKVLVLERGGVPHGKTNLMSQEGFLATLIEADTYDSPAQPFTSEDGVLNARGRVLGGSSAINAGFYSRADDDFYEKSGVNWDLRVVNQSYEWVERAIVFRPELKTWQSAVRDGLLEAGVDPYIGFSFDHSVGTKIGGSTFDSTGKRYSAADLLTYARPFNIKVAVYANVERILLASSSSYMGSRLSAIGVVYRDHTGRYHHAIVREHGEVILSAGAIGSPQLLLLSGIGPRPYLSSWGIPIAHHLPFVGQFLFDNPRSGVSIVAPIPLEHSLIQVVGITESGAYIEAASNVIPFVSPAHSIFIRTPSPLYLTVATLMEKIIGPLSSGSLRLASTDVRVNPIVRFNYFSNPVDLKRCVNGTRKIGDILRSRSMEDFKVRNWFGGNDFRYVGPALPVDQADNHLMEDFCRRTVSTIWHYHGGCVVGKVVDGDFRVLGIDALRIVDGSTFGVSPGTNPQATLLMLGRYVGLKIIRERTRYR; encoded by the exons ATGGCGAGACCCATTTGCTTTTGGCTACGGTACTTTGCGTTCTTGATGTTCATAGGCCCCATCATTTCTTATGCTTTGCCACGGTCACCACGACCACCACAGTCTCACCAAG ACCCAAGTTACCTCAAGTTTGTGTCCAATGCTACCGAGTTCCCATCCGAACACTACTATGATTACATCATTGTTGGAGGCGGCACAGCTGGCTGCCCACTGGCTGCAACACTATCTCATTCTTATAAAGTACTAGTGCTAGAACGAGGAGGAGTTCCTCACGGCAAAACCAATTTAATGTCCCAAGAAGGTTTCTTGGCCACACTCATCGAAGCTGACACATATGACTCCCCTGCCCAACCCTTCACATCAGAAGATGGCGTTCTAAATGCCCGTGGACGGGTTCTTGGTGGCAGCAGTGCAATAAATGCTGGGTTTTACAGCCGAGCCGATGATGATTTTTATGAGAAATCAGGTGTGAATTGGGATCTTAGAGTTGTGAACCAATCCTATGAGTGGGTTGAGAGGGCTATTGTGTTTAGACCAGAGCTCAAGACTTGGCAATCAGCAGTTCGAGATGGGTTATTGGAAGCTGGTGTTGATCCTTATATTGGGTTTAGTTTTGATCACTCGGTGGGAACCAAGATTGGAGGTTCTACTTTTGACAGTACAGGGAAGAGATACAGTGCTGCTGATCTTTTGACCTATGCAAGACCTTTCAATATTAAGGTTGCTGTGTATGCAAATGTGGAAAGGATACTACTggcttcatcttcatcttaCATGGGGTCAAGGCTATCAGCAATTGGAGTTGTTTATCGTGATCATACAGGGAGGTATCACCATGCAATAGTACGTGAACATGGTGAGGTGATTCTCTCTGCTGGTGCCATTGGAAGTCCACAGCTACTGCTGTTGAGTGGCATTGGTCCGCGGCCTTATCTATCTTCTTGGGGAATTCCGATTGCTCACCATCTTCCCTTTGTTGGGCAGTTCCTTTTTGATAATCCGCGGAGTGGTGTCTCAATTGTGGCTCCAATTCCATTGGAGCACTCACTGATTCAGGTGGTTGGCATTACAGAATCAGGAGCTTATATTGAAGCAGCTTCCAATGTTATCCCTTTTGTATCCCCTGCTCACTCTATATTCATTCGGACACCATCACCTCTGTATCTCACTGTGGCTACTCTCATGGAAAAGATTATTGGACCACTTTCAAGTGGATCACTGAGACTAGCTTCAACAGATGTCCGGGTGAATCCAATCGTTCGATTCAATTACTTTAGCAATCCAGTGGACCTTAAACGCTGTGTGAATGGCACACGCAAGATTGGAGATATTCTGAGGAGCCGATCCATGGAGGATTTCAAGGTTAGGAACTGGTTTGGTGGTAATGATTTCAGATATGTGGGACCTGCATTGCCTGTTGATCAAGCTGACAATCATCTCATGGAAGATTTCTGCCGCCGCACAGTTAGTACCATATGGCACTACCATGGGGGCTGTGTTGTGGGAAAGGTGGTTGATGGTGATTTCCGGGTCCTTGGCATTGATGCTCTCAGAATTGTTGATGGTTCAACATTTGGTGTATCACCAGGGACAAATCCTCAGGCTACTTTATTAATGCTTGGACG ATATGTCGGGTTGAAGATAATCAGAGAGCGGACAAGATATAGATGA
- the LOC126727501 gene encoding glutamyl-tRNA reductase-binding protein, chloroplastic, whose amino-acid sequence MLLQTQSLATRFAPSLPPSKPISKTQFTPPIQFPFPFRQSPSRTPKCSLSLVSEPTHLELSPNKPFPAEVSRTIMELASLGTLSTLNQEGWPLGIGVRFAVDPEGTPVLCLNASNRQFSFDRRSSLHVQLEQCGLRTPQCTIQGNLNKPEDRMVLKQLHSLWKKRFGEEVDEDLIYVVAVERVLQLEDFKEDGVWVTSLDYKNAYPDPLRDFAEKLVNEINTNNMEDVNRFCNIYVDLDFQVSEAKLIWVDRLGFDMRLFSPQKGVFEVRIPFPREVTDEKGAKSTFNCMSQQAWEVEKNFHAPDFQKVKQLKQIA is encoded by the exons ATGCTTCTCCAAACTCAATCTCTAGCTACCCGCTTTGCTCCATCACTCCCTCCCTCAAAACCCATATCCAAAACCCAATTCACTCCTCCAATTCAGTTCCCATTTCCGTTTCGCCAATCTCCTTCCCGCACTCCAAAATGCTCTCTTtcattggtatcagagccgacCCATTTGGAACTCAGCCCCAATAAGCCATTCCCAGCTGAAGTTTCAAGGACAATCATGGAGTTGGCCTCTCTGGGCACACTTTCCACCTTGAACCAAGAAGGTTGGCCTTTGGGTATCGGGGTTCGCTTCGCTGTTGACCCAGAAGGGACTCCAGTTTTGTGCTTGAATGCCTCCAATAGACAGTTCTCTTTTGACAGGAGGTCTAGTCTCCATGTTCAG TTAGAGCAATGTGGATTGAGGACTCCTCAGTGTACAATTCAAGGCAACCTTAACAAACCAGAAGACAGGATGGTTTTGAAG CAACTGCATTCATTATGGAAAAAGAGATTTGGAGAAGAAGTTGATGAAGACCTCATATATGTTGTTGCTGTGGAACGGGTACTTCAGTTAGAAGACTTCAAGGAG GATGGTGTATGGGTCACTTCATTAGATTATAAAAACGCCTACCCTGATCCTCTTCGCGACTTTGCAGAAAAGCTAGTGAATGAGATAAACACCAACAACATGGAAGATGTTAATCGCTTTTGCAACATATACGTTGATTTGGACTTCCAG GTATCAGAGGCAAAGCTGATCTGGGTTGATCGGTTAGGCTTTGATATGCGTCTCTTCTCTCCTCAGAAAGGTGTATTTGAGGTCCGCATACCGTTTCCAAGAGAAGTGACGGATGAGAAAGGTGCAAAGTCAACATTTAATTGTATGTCACAACAAGCTTGGGAggtggaaaaaaatttccatgcCCCTGATTTTCAGAAAGTGAAACAATTGAAGCAAATTGCATAG